In the genome of Tannockella kyphosi, one region contains:
- a CDS encoding NAD(P)-dependent oxidoreductase, whose protein sequence is MKIVFYNVRYDEQDFILSFAKKHQIDATLCYQSLGPDTFEYLKGQDGVSVVTSKIDRSMIEKIKENNIQFLSTRTIGYDHIDIQACHDLGIKVSNVTYNSYSVAEYTLMMMLMGLRKIPSLMQRFQGQDFGLYTARGKQLKDLTVGIIGTGKIGQTVIDLLTPFHCTILAYDAYHNPSLKDKVTYCSLEELYCQADLISLHAPNTEETYHMLDTKAFDNMKDGVGIVNTARGSLIDTQALINAIESKKVGFACLDVLENETNIYYKDMKNQVINHRELAILRSFPNVLLTPHTAFYSQEAVTDMIDNSIYSLLQMYQGKENPWLIK, encoded by the coding sequence ATGAAAATAGTATTTTATAATGTTCGTTATGACGAACAAGATTTTATTCTTTCTTTTGCAAAGAAACATCAAATAGATGCTACACTTTGTTACCAATCTTTAGGTCCAGATACATTTGAATATTTAAAAGGACAAGATGGTGTTAGTGTTGTTACATCAAAAATAGATCGTTCCATGATCGAAAAAATAAAAGAAAATAACATTCAATTCCTATCTACTAGAACCATTGGTTATGATCATATTGATATTCAAGCATGTCATGATTTAGGTATTAAAGTAAGTAATGTTACTTATAATTCTTATAGTGTTGCTGAATATACCTTAATGATGATGTTAATGGGTCTTAGAAAGATACCTTCTTTAATGCAGCGTTTCCAAGGACAAGACTTTGGCCTATATACTGCTAGAGGAAAACAATTAAAAGATTTAACTGTTGGTATTATTGGTACTGGTAAAATTGGACAAACAGTGATTGACTTACTTACCCCATTTCATTGTACCATCCTAGCATATGATGCTTATCACAATCCTAGTTTAAAGGATAAAGTAACTTATTGTTCCTTAGAAGAATTATATTGCCAAGCTGATCTTATTTCTCTTCATGCACCAAATACAGAAGAAACATATCATATGCTTGATACAAAAGCATTTGATAACATGAAAGATGGTGTTGGTATTGTCAATACTGCAAGAGGTTCTCTTATTGATACCCAAGCTTTAATTAATGCAATTGAATCAAAGAAAGTGGGTTTTGCATGTTTAGATGTATTAGAAAATGAAACAAACATTTATTACAAGGATATGAAAAATCAAGTGATCAATCATCGTGAACTAGCAATATTACGTTCTTTCCCGAATGTTCTATTAACACCACACACTGCTTTTTATAGCCAAGAAGCAGTAACCGATATGATTGACAACTCCATCTATAGTTTACTCCAAATGTATCAAGGAAAAGAAAATCCTTGGCTTATTAAATAG
- a CDS encoding phosphate--AMP phosphotransferase, whose product MFDNKENEYALFTTKEKKKLVKEKQKELGVLQRTIFEKNIPTVVILEGWSASGKGRILGKIISQLEPRHYQVHSSKVKSIDELRRPLFWRFFIKLPLYGKMVLFDRGWYNDVFEQLIDGASQEQWADKINRLEAQLVDDGTIVMKFFLHISKKEQAKRLKELDEDQDMSWRIVEKDWNNHKQYDQRKKLAEDFFSKTNTSYAPWHIVFNEDKYDGVLEVLDTMIKTFQDVLENGLPITTRSNLLVNHLNTPYLQDVSLRPYLTEEQYKQELKKEQDRLTKIQNLLYRNKIPVVLAFEGWDAAGKGGAIRRLSWALDPRGFDVIPVASPTKEELMHHYLWRFYKEIPKVGHIAIFDRTWYGRVMVEKLEDLTDKKRCEQAYNEINEFEDMLHSWGAVVLKFWIQIDKEEQYTRFMTRVNTPEKNYKITDEDWRNREKWDVYEEAVNTMIQRTSTHEAPWIIIEGNDKMYARIKVLRTIREKLEEEIKNRM is encoded by the coding sequence ATGTTTGATAATAAAGAAAATGAATATGCTTTATTTACTACGAAAGAAAAAAAGAAATTAGTGAAAGAAAAGCAAAAAGAATTAGGAGTTTTACAAAGAACTATTTTTGAAAAAAATATTCCAACAGTAGTTATTTTAGAAGGATGGAGTGCTTCTGGTAAAGGTAGAATATTGGGGAAAATTATTTCTCAATTAGAACCAAGACATTATCAAGTACATTCTTCAAAGGTGAAAAGTATTGATGAATTAAGAAGACCTTTATTTTGGAGATTTTTCATTAAGTTACCTTTATATGGAAAAATGGTATTGTTTGATAGAGGTTGGTATAATGATGTTTTTGAACAACTAATTGATGGTGCTAGTCAAGAACAATGGGCTGATAAAATTAATCGTTTAGAAGCACAATTAGTAGATGATGGGACAATTGTAATGAAATTCTTTTTACATATTTCTAAAAAAGAACAAGCAAAAAGATTAAAAGAATTAGATGAAGATCAAGACATGAGTTGGAGAATTGTTGAAAAAGATTGGAACAATCACAAACAATATGATCAACGAAAAAAACTTGCAGAAGATTTCTTTTCAAAAACAAATACAAGCTATGCTCCATGGCATATTGTTTTTAATGAAGATAAATATGACGGTGTTTTAGAAGTTTTAGATACGATGATCAAAACATTTCAAGATGTCTTAGAAAATGGTTTACCAATCACTACAAGAAGCAATTTACTAGTAAATCATCTAAATACACCTTATCTACAAGATGTTTCTTTACGTCCTTATTTAACAGAAGAACAATATAAACAAGAACTAAAAAAAGAACAAGATAGACTTACTAAAATACAAAACTTATTATATCGTAATAAAATACCTGTTGTATTAGCTTTTGAAGGCTGGGATGCAGCCGGAAAGGGTGGTGCCATTCGACGTTTATCATGGGCTTTAGATCCTCGAGGTTTTGATGTGATACCGGTAGCTTCACCTACAAAAGAAGAATTAATGCATCATTATTTATGGCGTTTTTATAAAGAAATTCCTAAAGTTGGTCATATCGCTATTTTTGATCGTACTTGGTATGGTCGAGTGATGGTCGAAAAACTAGAAGATTTAACGGATAAAAAGCGTTGTGAACAAGCATATAATGAAATTAATGAATTTGAAGATATGTTGCATTCTTGGGGTGCGGTTGTATTAAAGTTCTGGATTCAAATTGATAAAGAGGAACAGTATACTCGTTTTATGACACGAGTGAATACTCCTGAAAAGAATTATAAGATAACGGATGAAGATTGGCGTAATCGTGAAAAATGGGATGTCTATGAAGAAGCTGTTAATACGATGATTCAAAGAACTTCTACACATGAGGCACCATGGATTATTATTGAAGGTAATGACAAAATGTATGCAAGAATTAAAGTGTTGCGTACGATTAGAGAAAAATTAGAAGAAGAAATAAAAAATAGGATGTGA
- a CDS encoding putative bifunctional diguanylate cyclase/phosphodiesterase — translation MEKILLVGLTSGAIETSHIEIVSFVILMLIGMNILCVWTYLTHQKRQITKRLSIDELTGFMSYQAFCEVGNKIIRESNDEYSLLFMDIDNFKYVNEIFGYEEGTRILQEFSMKLENYFKEAKAISRVGGDRFAIIVKREFVVDSIEKDKIKEYNQGINILDQISHDYYRIYISSGIYHIDTNNVDIPYCIDCADEARKKEKFIYGNTCSVYSKDMAKASKVKNEIVHSMEKGIENKEFTMLYQPKVDVKTNQIVGAEALVRWVSGYYNLIYPDHFIPVFERNGFILSLDYYVFERVCESVSKNQKMKNLKISINLSTITLLEGDVLKQLTKIMEKHSVCASDFDIEITETALIQDACKAVLKVDQLRQAGFSVSMDDFGTGMSGLSRFSEIAVDTLKIDKSFLDRASSSLKAKETLLAIISLAKKLNITTVVEGIEEQEQLDLIKEFDCDIYQGFLFSRPIPQEELIKLL, via the coding sequence GTGGAGAAAATTTTATTAGTAGGACTGACGAGTGGTGCTATTGAAACTAGTCATATTGAAATAGTTAGTTTTGTGATATTGATGTTAATAGGGATGAATATTTTATGTGTTTGGACCTATTTAACTCATCAAAAAAGACAAATTACAAAACGATTGAGTATAGATGAATTAACAGGTTTTATGTCTTATCAAGCATTTTGTGAAGTAGGGAATAAAATTATTAGAGAATCAAATGATGAGTATTCTTTGTTATTTATGGATATTGATAATTTTAAGTATGTGAATGAAATATTTGGATATGAAGAAGGAACAAGGATATTACAAGAGTTTTCAATGAAGTTAGAAAACTATTTTAAAGAAGCTAAGGCTATTTCTAGAGTAGGTGGGGATCGTTTTGCGATTATTGTGAAAAGAGAGTTTGTAGTTGATAGTATTGAAAAAGATAAAATCAAAGAATATAATCAAGGTATTAATATTTTAGATCAAATATCGCATGATTATTATCGTATTTATATAAGTTCAGGAATTTATCATATCGATACTAATAATGTAGATATTCCTTATTGTATTGATTGTGCTGATGAGGCTAGGAAGAAAGAAAAGTTCATTTATGGCAATACTTGTTCAGTCTATTCAAAAGATATGGCTAAAGCTTCTAAAGTAAAGAATGAAATTGTTCATTCTATGGAAAAAGGAATAGAAAACAAAGAATTTACGATGTTGTATCAACCAAAAGTAGATGTAAAAACAAATCAAATAGTAGGTGCTGAAGCGTTAGTTCGTTGGGTTAGTGGTTATTATAATTTGATTTATCCAGATCATTTTATTCCTGTTTTTGAAAGAAATGGATTTATTTTAAGTTTAGATTATTATGTTTTTGAAAGAGTTTGTGAGAGTGTTAGTAAAAATCAAAAAATGAAAAACCTTAAAATATCAATCAATCTTTCTACCATTACTTTATTAGAAGGAGATGTTTTAAAACAACTAACAAAAATAATGGAAAAACATTCTGTTTGTGCTAGTGATTTCGATATCGAAATCACAGAGACAGCATTAATACAGGATGCTTGCAAAGCTGTCTTAAAAGTAGATCAATTACGTCAAGCTGGTTTTAGTGTTAGTATGGATGATTTTGGTACAGGAATGTCGGGATTAAGTAGATTTAGTGAGATAGCTGTTGATACATTAAAGATTGATAAGTCATTCTTAGATCGTGCTAGTTCTAGTCTTAAAGCAAAAGAAACGTTGCTTGCGATTATCTCACTGGCTAAGAAATTAAATATTACGACGGTAGTAGAGGGTATTGAAGAACAAGAACAATTAGATTTAATTAAAGAATTTGATTGTGATATATATCAAGGATTTCTATTTTCTAGACCAATTCCACAAGAAGAGTTAATTAAATTATTATAG